CGGACCAAGCTGTTCGTCGCGCTGTTCCTGATCCTCGCACTCGTCGTGATCGGCGAGATCGCCGGCGTGGTGCTGGGCCGCGCCATGCGGGGCGTGATCCGTGGGTCGGGTCTGCGGTTCCTGGACTCGCTGGTCGGCGCCGTGGTGCAGATGCTGCTCGTGGTGGTGGCGGCCTGGATGCTCGGCAGCCCGCTCACGACCTCCGGGCAGCCGAATCTGGCTGCGGCGGTACAGGGTTCCAAGGTCATCTCGGAAGTCGAGGCGGTGGCACCGGAGTGGTTGCGGGCCTTCCCCAAACGGCTGTCCGAAGTCTGGGACACCTCGAATCTGCATGAGGCACTCGGCCCACTGGGACCGACCGCCATCGCAGCCGTCGACCCACCCGACGCCTCGTTGGCGACATCGCCGATCGTCGAGACCGTGCGACCCAGCGTGGTGAAGATCCGCGGAATGGCAGAGGGTTGTCAGAAGGTCTTGGAGGGCACCGGATTTGTGGTCGCCCCCAACCGGGTCATGTCGAACGCCCACGTCGTCGCCGGATCGGACAGTGTGACGATCGATTCTGACGGCACCGAGTACTCCGCCACGGTGATCTCGTATGACCCCGACGCCGACATCTCGATCCTCGAGGTGCCCGACCTGCCCGCGCCACCGCTGCCGTTCGTCACAGACCAGGCCGTGTCGGGCACCGACGTGCTGGTGCTCGGCTACCCCGGCGGCGGGGACTTCGCCGCCACGCCGGGACGCATCCGCGAGGTCATCGAACTCAACGGCCCCGACATCTACCACACGAAGACCGTCACCCGTGAGGTCTACACCATCAGAGGCACTGTCCGGCAGGGCAATTCCGGTGGACCACTGATCAACCGGGCGGGTCAGGTGCTCGGCGTCATCTTCGGCGCCGCGGTCGACGACAACGACACGGGATTCGTGCTGACGGCCAATGAGGTGTCCAAGCAGTTCCCCAAGATCAACAACACCGGGCGTGCGCCCACGGGCGCCTGCGTCGGCGGTTAACCGAGTTCCGCCAGGAACCTCGTCAGGTGGTCGTTGACCGCCTCGGGCGCTTCCTCGTGGCCGAAATGACCGGCGCCGGCCAGTGACCCGAACTGACCCTGCGGCGCGTACCGGCGCGTCCGGGACACCGGATCCGCCAGCACGTACGGGTCGGCGTCGCCGCGCAGGTGCAGCATCGGGATGTCGAGGGGCTTGTCCATGGCCTGCATGAATCGCCGTCCCTCGGAGCGGAACTGACTGCGCACCGCCCAGCGCTGGTACTCGAAGGCGCAGTGCGCCGCACCCGGAATCTGGATGGCCTGCCGCAGGTGTCCGACGCTCGCCGAGAAGTCCTCTGATGCGGCCCATTTCGCAGACGCGCGGCGACGGAACAGATCCTCGAGGGCGTGGGCATCGTGACGCGTGAGCATCCGTTCGGGCCACCACGGAGCCTGGTATGCCAGCAGCGAGCGCAGCAGTGCGCCACTCTGATCGCGGCGGGTCAGGGCGGAACGCCGCAGTGCCGCCGGATGCGGTGAACTGATCAGGGCGATGCCGCGCACCAACCGCGGATGCAGCACCGAGGTCGCCCAGCACACCAGGCCACCGTCGGCGTGGCCGACCAGCGTGGCCGAGGTGTGGCCCAGTGCGCGGATCAGTCCGGCGGTGTCGCCGGCCAGCGTCCACCCGTCGTAACCCCGGGGCGGTTTGTCGCTGCCGCCGTAGCCCCGCAGATCCACCGCGACCCCGCGCACGCCCGACAGGCCGCGCAGTTGGTGTCGCCACGACCACCAGAACGACCCGAAGCCGTGCAGGAAGATCACCAACGGGCGCGAGGCTGGGGGTGGATCGTTGGGCTTGGGATCGGCCTCGACCACGTGGAACCGGATCCCGTTGGCGTGCACGTCGTGATGACGCCACGGTCCGGCGATGCGGGTCACCGAGGGGTCGGGACCAACCGCCATCAGACGGTCACCAACCGGATGGGTCGGGTGCGTTGGCGGCTTTATCGGTCAGCGTGGTCTGGGCATGCGGGCCGCGGTGGTCACCAGGGGTCAGCGCCGACCGGGTCTCCTTGACCGACTCGATGGTCTGCTGAGGGCCCCGGATGCGCCGCACCTTCAGATACCCGAACAGCGCCAACACGGCCGTCACCACCAGCATGACGGCGAAGACGATCAGGAACGCGACCCAGCGCCACAGCCAGGTGTCCAGCAGTTCGGCGACGAAGAAGAAAAAGAAGAACGTGGAGTAGAACAGGATGACCAGCGCGAGGATGAAGAAGACGCTGCCGGTCAGCCCCTTCTTGACGTCGCGGGTGATCTCCGCCCGGGCCAGTTCGACTTCCGCCCGCACCAGCGTCGACACCTGGGCGGTGGCGTCCTTCACGAGGTCGCCGATGGAAGCGTCGGCCGGCACTGCATGCGGATCGACCAACGGGATTGAGGTCACGGTGGCGGGTACGCCGGTCTTGCGGTCACCTTTGCTCACGATCGTTCATGTTGCCATGCCGTCTGGGGCCAGCACGACCCGCTGATACCGATGGTGCAGGTGTGGCCCGGCTAAACTGACGCGACAGCAGGGGCTGGACGATGGCAGGAGATCATTGATGACCGGACGCCGGCGGTGGGGAAGTCTGGCCAGTCTGTGCGTGGTGATCGGTTCGGGCGTCGCTCTCGCGGGGCCCGCGCACGCGGCCCCGGTGGTTCTCGGTGGCGGTTCGGGCATCGTGGTCAACGGCGAGTCGTTCTGCACGCTGACCGCGATCGGGCACGACAACAGGGGT
The DNA window shown above is from Mycolicibacterium confluentis and carries:
- the marP gene encoding acid resistance serine protease MarP, producing the protein MTTSQWIDIAIVALAFVFAVSGWRSGALGSVMSLIGVALGGGAGLLLAPHLIDKIDGQRTKLFVALFLILALVVIGEIAGVVLGRAMRGVIRGSGLRFLDSLVGAVVQMLLVVVAAWMLGSPLTTSGQPNLAAAVQGSKVISEVEAVAPEWLRAFPKRLSEVWDTSNLHEALGPLGPTAIAAVDPPDASLATSPIVETVRPSVVKIRGMAEGCQKVLEGTGFVVAPNRVMSNAHVVAGSDSVTIDSDGTEYSATVISYDPDADISILEVPDLPAPPLPFVTDQAVSGTDVLVLGYPGGGDFAATPGRIREVIELNGPDIYHTKTVTREVYTIRGTVRQGNSGGPLINRAGQVLGVIFGAAVDDNDTGFVLTANEVSKQFPKINNTGRAPTGACVGG
- a CDS encoding phage holin family protein, translated to MSKGDRKTGVPATVTSIPLVDPHAVPADASIGDLVKDATAQVSTLVRAEVELARAEITRDVKKGLTGSVFFILALVILFYSTFFFFFFVAELLDTWLWRWVAFLIVFAVMLVVTAVLALFGYLKVRRIRGPQQTIESVKETRSALTPGDHRGPHAQTTLTDKAANAPDPSGW
- a CDS encoding alpha/beta fold hydrolase, which gives rise to MAVGPDPSVTRIAGPWRHHDVHANGIRFHVVEADPKPNDPPPASRPLVIFLHGFGSFWWSWRHQLRGLSGVRGVAVDLRGYGGSDKPPRGYDGWTLAGDTAGLIRALGHTSATLVGHADGGLVCWATSVLHPRLVRGIALISSPHPAALRRSALTRRDQSGALLRSLLAYQAPWWPERMLTRHDAHALEDLFRRRASAKWAASEDFSASVGHLRQAIQIPGAAHCAFEYQRWAVRSQFRSEGRRFMQAMDKPLDIPMLHLRGDADPYVLADPVSRTRRYAPQGQFGSLAGAGHFGHEEAPEAVNDHLTRFLAELG